The Salvia miltiorrhiza cultivar Shanhuang (shh) chromosome 1, IMPLAD_Smil_shh, whole genome shotgun sequence genome has a window encoding:
- the LOC130989188 gene encoding aluminum-activated malate transporter 12-like, producing MNFFGMVMRISRDDYDDDYGWTAKMDMVKKRSSVLAKSTWMTVCRVGQEDPCRVFHALKVGFSLTLVSLLYLLEPFFKGIGQNAIWAVMTVVVVLEFTAGATLCKGLNRGIGTLLAGSLAFFIEFIAQESGQVFRAVFIGVAVFVVGTGATYMRFFPYIKKNYDYGVVIFLLTFNLITVSSYRIHNVLKIAQDRFYMIAIGCGICLLMSLIVFPNWSGQHLHNFTASKLEGMATSIEACVAEYFSNEYPNHDVAKESCEDPIYKGYKAVLDSKSTDETLAMHASWEPCHSSKCERVPWQHYVKLGDVLRHFGYTVVALHGCLRTEIQTPRSVRALFKDPCIQLAGEVAKALMELADSIRQRRQCSPEILSDHLHQALHDLDAALKSQPKLFLGPNSNATNNMLVMAAAASARQNSSLSSVKTDSSALLQWKSKRAAAATEQAKEFVDRKSSLRPTLSKIAITSLEFAEALPFAAFASLLVETVARLDLVIDEVEELGRVGNFREFCAGDDKVCHKPTMGKDAPLENHLPSHGME from the exons GGGCAAGAAGATCCATGTCGGGTGTTTCATGCTCTGAAAGTAGGGTTTTCTCTCACACTCGTTTCTTTGCTGTATTTGTTGGAGCCCTTCTTCAAAGGCATTGGACAGAATGCCATCTGGGCCGTCATGACCGTCGTCGTCGTGCTCGAGTTTACTGCTG GTGCAACATTGTGCAAAGGGTTGAATAGAGGCATCGGCACGTTGTTAGCAGGATCACTGGCATTTTTCATCGAGTTCATTGCTCAAGAATCTGGCCAAGTATTTCGTGCAGTCTTTATAGGAGTTGCGGTTTTTGTTGTTG GCACGGGGGCGACGTACATGAGATTTTTCCCTTACATAAAGAAGAACTACGACTATGGAGTGGTGATATTCCTCCTAACGTTCAACTTGATCACGGTGTCGAGCTACCGGATTCACAACGTGCTTAAGATAGCACAAGATCGCTTTTACATGATAGCCATAGGCTGTGGGATCTGTCTCCTTATGAGCCTTATAGTGTTCCCTAATTGGTCTGGCCAACATCTTCACAATTTTACTGCCTCTAAGCTTGAAGGAATGGCCACTTCCATTGAAG CTTGTGTGGCTGAATATTTCAGCAATGAATATCCAAATCATGATGTGGCCAAAGAGTCATGTGAAGACCCTATTTACAAAGGCTATAAGGCTGTTCTCGACTCTAAATCCACTGATGAGACCTTG GCAATGCATGCAAGTTGGGAGCCATGCCATTCAAGCAAGTGCGAGAGGGTGCCATGGCAGCACTATGTAAAGCTAGGCGACGTTCTCCGCCATTTCGGATACACCGTTGTAGCTCTTCATGGATGCCTTCGTACTGAAATTCAG ACTCCAAGATCGGTTCGTGCCCTTTTCAAAGATCCATGCATTCAGCTGGCTGGAGAGGTAGCCAAAGCACTGATGGAACTGGCTGACAGCATAAGGCAGCGCCGGCAGTGCTCGCCCGAGATTCTCTCCGACCACCTCCACCAAGCCCTACACGACCTCGACGCCGCCCTCAAATCCCAGCCCAAACTCTTTCTAGGCCCCAACTCCAACGCCACCAACAACATGTTGGTCATGGCGGCTGCCGCCTCCGCCAGGCAGAACTCCTCCCTGTCCAGCGTGAAAACAGACTCGTCCGCGCTGCTCCAGTGGAAGTCCAAGAGGGCTGCTGCCGCCACCGAACAGGCCAAAGAGTTTGTCGATAGGAAGTCGTCTCTGCGCCCCACGCTGAGCAAGATTGCCATCACCAGTCTCGAGTTTGCAGAGGCACTGCCATTCGCCGCCTTCGCCTCGCTGCTCGTTGAGACGGTGGCAAGGCTCGATCTCGTGATCGACGAGGTGGAGGAGCTGGGGAGGGTTGGCAACTTCAGGGAGTTCTGTGCAGGTGATGATAAAGTTTGCCATAAACCTACAATGGGAAAAGATGCACCATTGGAGAATCATCTGCCTTCTCATGGCATGGAGTAG
- the LOC130989176 gene encoding putative chloride channel-like protein CLC-g isoform X2, translated as MAWPPRCWSRITMTRRCCRCASAAPLPTPRRRSPLLAPIFAPSKALIMSFLCRIIENDFVRPDWRSRELVEICQYTLIKWILCLLIGQIVGLLGFFINLAVENVAGQKFVVTSNMMLARRFMAAFLVFSSSNLGLTLFASLITAFVAPEAAGSGIPEVKAYLNGVDAPAIFSLRTLIVKIVGSICAVSSSLNVGKAGPMVHCGACIAALLGQGGSKKFRLTWKWLRFFKNDRDRRDLVTCGSAAGIAAAFRAPVGGVLFALEEMASWWRSALLWRTFFTTAVVAIVLRALIDLCLSGQCGLFGKGGLIMYDVTSVDISYHLWDVPAVLLLAFGGGILGSIYNSLLNNVLKIYNVINKKGVALRILLACSLSIFTSCLLFGLPWLASCRSCPSDPSEPCPTIGRSGNYKKFQCPPGYYNDLASLFFNTNDDAIKNLFSKGTDSEFQRSSMLIFFAACFFLSIFSYGIVAPAGLFVPVIVTGAAYGRFAGMLLLRSKSNLNHGLFAVLGSASLLGGSMRTTVSLCVIILELTNNLLLLPLIMIVLLISKTVADVFNENVYDLIMTLKGLPYLEDYAEPYMRQLAVGDVVTGPLQIFRGFEKVANVVHVLRTTRHNGFPVIDEPPFSESPVLYGLILRAHLLTLLRSKAFSRTPSPVSQDAIALFSVDDFSKKGLGHDDRIEDLAFSNEEMEMYIDLHPFTNTSPYAVVETMSLAKALMLFRQVGLRHLLVIPKFSGRRPVVGILTRHDFRPEHVLNLHPLLANSRWKKLRLRFPQLRKLV; from the exons ATGGCTTGGCCGCCCCGCTGCTGGAGCCGGATCACGATGacccgccgctgctgccgctgcgcCTCCGCCGCTCCGCTTCCAACACCACGTCGCAGGTCGCCATTGTTGGCTCCAATATTTGCCCCATCGAAAGCCTTGATTATGA GTTTTTTGTGCAGGATAATAGAGAATGATTTTGTCAGGCCTGACTGGCGAAGTAGGGAATTGGTCGAGATATGCCAATAtacgttaataaaatggataTTGTGTCTTCTTATTGGCCAAATTGTTGGTCTACTTGGATTCTTCATCAACCTCGCTGTTGAAAATGTAGCTGGTCAGAAGTTTGTTGTCACCTCCAACATGATGTTGGCCAGAAG GTTCATGGCGGCTTTCCTCGTTTTTTCATCTTCAAATCTAGGCTTGACATTGTTTGCAAGTTTGATCACTGCTTTTGTTGCACCTGAGGCTGCTGGTTCAGGTATACCAGAGGTTAAGGCTTATTTGAATGGTGTAGATGCACCGGCAATATTTTCACTCCGGACTCTGATTGTCAAG ATAGTGGGAAGCATATGTGCTGTGTCATCATCTCTAAATGTTGGAAAGGCAGGGCCAATGGTTCACTGCGGTGCTTGCATAGCTGCATTATTGGGTCAGGGTGGATCAAAGAAGTTCAGATTGACCTGGAAGTGGTTGCGTTTTTTCAAAAATGACCGTGACAGGAGAGATCTTGTAACTTGTGGATCTGCCGCAGGTATAGCAGCTGCTTTTCGTGCTCCTGTTGGTGGTGTGCTGTTTGCTCTTGAAGAAATGGCATCTTG GTGGAGAAGTGCTCTGTTGTGGAGAACTTTCTTTACTACAGCTGTTGTTGCTATAGTTCTTCGGGCTCTTATTGATCTCTGTTTGAGTGGTCAATGTGGCCTATTTGGCAAAGGGGGGCTTATAATGTATGACGTCACATCGGTAGATATTTCCTATCACCTCTGGGATGTGCCTGCTGTTCTTCTTCTTGCATTTGGAGGTGGCATATTAGGAAGCATATACAATTCTCTACTCAATAATGTTCTTAAAATTTACAATGTAATTAACAA GAAAGGAGTTGCTTTAAGAATCCTGTTGGCTTGTTCTCTATCAATCTTCACTTCTTGTCTTCTATTTGGACTACCATGGCTCGCCTCCTGTCGTTCATGTCCATCTGATCCATCAGAACCTTGCCCTACTATTGGTCGGTCAGGGAATTATAAGAAGTTCCAGTGTCCTCCTGGTTACTACAATGATCTCGCTAGCCTCTTTTTCAACACTAACGATGATGCAATCAAAAACCTCTTCAGCAAAGGCACTGACTCTGAGTTTCAGCGTTCATCAATGCTCATCTTCTTTGCTGCCTGCTTCTTTCTCAGCATTTTCAGTTATGGCATTGTCGCTCCGGCAGGCTTATTTGTGCCGGTCATCGTGACCGGTGCTGCTTATGGACGTTTTGCAGGGATGTTATTACTCAGGTCAAAGTCAAATCTAAACCATGGACTCTTTGCAGTTCTTGGTTCTGCTTCCCTTCTTGGGGGATCGATGAGGACGACAGTTTCTTTGTGCGTCATCATTCTCGAGTTGACCAATAATTTGTTGCTGCTGCCACTTATAATGATAGTTCTTCTCATCTCGAAGACTGTGGCTGATGTCTTCAATGAAAATGTATACGATCTCATAATGACGTTGAAGGGCTTACCTTACTTGGAAGATTATGCCGAACCATATATGAGGCAATTGGCAGTTGGCGATGTTGTTACAGGCCCACTACAGATCTTTCGTGGCTTCGAGAAGGTTGCTAATGTTGTGCATGTCCTTAGAACCACACGACATAATGGGTTTCCCGTGATCGACGAGCCCCCATTCTCCGAGTCCCCTGTCTTATATGGTTTAATTTTACGAGCGCATCTTCTCACATTGTTAAGATCAAAAGCTTTCTCACGAACTCCTTCACCAGTTAGCCAAGATGCCATTGCGCTCTTTTCAGTTGACGATTTTTCAAAGAAGGGCTTGGGCCATGACGATAGAATTGAAGATCTAGCATTCTCTAATGAAGAGATGGAGATGTACATAGATTTGCACCCATTTACTAACACATCACCTTACGCCGTCGTGGAGACAATGTCTTTAGCAAAAGCCCTGATGCTTTTCCGCCAAGTTGGCTTGAGGCACCTGCTGGTCATTCCTAAGTTCTCTGGG AGACGTCCAGTTGTGGGTATATTGACGAGGCATGACTTCAGGCCAGAACATGTCCTAAATCTGCATCCGCTACTGGCAAACAGCAGGTGGAAAAAATTGAGATTACGGTTCCCTCAACTAAGGAAGCTTGTTTGA
- the LOC130989176 gene encoding putative chloride channel-like protein CLC-g isoform X1 — MSSPLLNGLAAPLLEPDHDDPPLLPLRLRRSASNTTSQVAIVGSNICPIESLDYEIIENDFVRPDWRSRELVEICQYTLIKWILCLLIGQIVGLLGFFINLAVENVAGQKFVVTSNMMLARRFMAAFLVFSSSNLGLTLFASLITAFVAPEAAGSGIPEVKAYLNGVDAPAIFSLRTLIVKIVGSICAVSSSLNVGKAGPMVHCGACIAALLGQGGSKKFRLTWKWLRFFKNDRDRRDLVTCGSAAGIAAAFRAPVGGVLFALEEMASWWRSALLWRTFFTTAVVAIVLRALIDLCLSGQCGLFGKGGLIMYDVTSVDISYHLWDVPAVLLLAFGGGILGSIYNSLLNNVLKIYNVINKKGVALRILLACSLSIFTSCLLFGLPWLASCRSCPSDPSEPCPTIGRSGNYKKFQCPPGYYNDLASLFFNTNDDAIKNLFSKGTDSEFQRSSMLIFFAACFFLSIFSYGIVAPAGLFVPVIVTGAAYGRFAGMLLLRSKSNLNHGLFAVLGSASLLGGSMRTTVSLCVIILELTNNLLLLPLIMIVLLISKTVADVFNENVYDLIMTLKGLPYLEDYAEPYMRQLAVGDVVTGPLQIFRGFEKVANVVHVLRTTRHNGFPVIDEPPFSESPVLYGLILRAHLLTLLRSKAFSRTPSPVSQDAIALFSVDDFSKKGLGHDDRIEDLAFSNEEMEMYIDLHPFTNTSPYAVVETMSLAKALMLFRQVGLRHLLVIPKFSGRRPVVGILTRHDFRPEHVLNLHPLLANSRWKKLRLRFPQLRKLV; from the exons ATGTCTTCGCCGCTCCTCAATGGCTTGGCCGCCCCGCTGCTGGAGCCGGATCACGATGacccgccgctgctgccgctgcgcCTCCGCCGCTCCGCTTCCAACACCACGTCGCAGGTCGCCATTGTTGGCTCCAATATTTGCCCCATCGAAAGCCTTGATTATGA GATAATAGAGAATGATTTTGTCAGGCCTGACTGGCGAAGTAGGGAATTGGTCGAGATATGCCAATAtacgttaataaaatggataTTGTGTCTTCTTATTGGCCAAATTGTTGGTCTACTTGGATTCTTCATCAACCTCGCTGTTGAAAATGTAGCTGGTCAGAAGTTTGTTGTCACCTCCAACATGATGTTGGCCAGAAG GTTCATGGCGGCTTTCCTCGTTTTTTCATCTTCAAATCTAGGCTTGACATTGTTTGCAAGTTTGATCACTGCTTTTGTTGCACCTGAGGCTGCTGGTTCAGGTATACCAGAGGTTAAGGCTTATTTGAATGGTGTAGATGCACCGGCAATATTTTCACTCCGGACTCTGATTGTCAAG ATAGTGGGAAGCATATGTGCTGTGTCATCATCTCTAAATGTTGGAAAGGCAGGGCCAATGGTTCACTGCGGTGCTTGCATAGCTGCATTATTGGGTCAGGGTGGATCAAAGAAGTTCAGATTGACCTGGAAGTGGTTGCGTTTTTTCAAAAATGACCGTGACAGGAGAGATCTTGTAACTTGTGGATCTGCCGCAGGTATAGCAGCTGCTTTTCGTGCTCCTGTTGGTGGTGTGCTGTTTGCTCTTGAAGAAATGGCATCTTG GTGGAGAAGTGCTCTGTTGTGGAGAACTTTCTTTACTACAGCTGTTGTTGCTATAGTTCTTCGGGCTCTTATTGATCTCTGTTTGAGTGGTCAATGTGGCCTATTTGGCAAAGGGGGGCTTATAATGTATGACGTCACATCGGTAGATATTTCCTATCACCTCTGGGATGTGCCTGCTGTTCTTCTTCTTGCATTTGGAGGTGGCATATTAGGAAGCATATACAATTCTCTACTCAATAATGTTCTTAAAATTTACAATGTAATTAACAA GAAAGGAGTTGCTTTAAGAATCCTGTTGGCTTGTTCTCTATCAATCTTCACTTCTTGTCTTCTATTTGGACTACCATGGCTCGCCTCCTGTCGTTCATGTCCATCTGATCCATCAGAACCTTGCCCTACTATTGGTCGGTCAGGGAATTATAAGAAGTTCCAGTGTCCTCCTGGTTACTACAATGATCTCGCTAGCCTCTTTTTCAACACTAACGATGATGCAATCAAAAACCTCTTCAGCAAAGGCACTGACTCTGAGTTTCAGCGTTCATCAATGCTCATCTTCTTTGCTGCCTGCTTCTTTCTCAGCATTTTCAGTTATGGCATTGTCGCTCCGGCAGGCTTATTTGTGCCGGTCATCGTGACCGGTGCTGCTTATGGACGTTTTGCAGGGATGTTATTACTCAGGTCAAAGTCAAATCTAAACCATGGACTCTTTGCAGTTCTTGGTTCTGCTTCCCTTCTTGGGGGATCGATGAGGACGACAGTTTCTTTGTGCGTCATCATTCTCGAGTTGACCAATAATTTGTTGCTGCTGCCACTTATAATGATAGTTCTTCTCATCTCGAAGACTGTGGCTGATGTCTTCAATGAAAATGTATACGATCTCATAATGACGTTGAAGGGCTTACCTTACTTGGAAGATTATGCCGAACCATATATGAGGCAATTGGCAGTTGGCGATGTTGTTACAGGCCCACTACAGATCTTTCGTGGCTTCGAGAAGGTTGCTAATGTTGTGCATGTCCTTAGAACCACACGACATAATGGGTTTCCCGTGATCGACGAGCCCCCATTCTCCGAGTCCCCTGTCTTATATGGTTTAATTTTACGAGCGCATCTTCTCACATTGTTAAGATCAAAAGCTTTCTCACGAACTCCTTCACCAGTTAGCCAAGATGCCATTGCGCTCTTTTCAGTTGACGATTTTTCAAAGAAGGGCTTGGGCCATGACGATAGAATTGAAGATCTAGCATTCTCTAATGAAGAGATGGAGATGTACATAGATTTGCACCCATTTACTAACACATCACCTTACGCCGTCGTGGAGACAATGTCTTTAGCAAAAGCCCTGATGCTTTTCCGCCAAGTTGGCTTGAGGCACCTGCTGGTCATTCCTAAGTTCTCTGGG AGACGTCCAGTTGTGGGTATATTGACGAGGCATGACTTCAGGCCAGAACATGTCCTAAATCTGCATCCGCTACTGGCAAACAGCAGGTGGAAAAAATTGAGATTACGGTTCCCTCAACTAAGGAAGCTTGTTTGA
- the LOC130989197 gene encoding bifunctional purple acid phosphatase 26-like, with protein MEGADMLFKLLLLSLVLLSCTSHGNAGVTSTFVRTEWPSVDIPLENEVFAVPKGYNAPQQVHITQGDYDGKAVIVSWVTIDEPGSNKVRYGLSEGKLDLTAEGTVHNYTFYNYKSGYIHQCLIEGLQYDTKYYYELGDGDSSRRFWFRTPLSIDPDAPQKFGIIGDLGQTYNSLSTLEHCKQTGAETILFVGDLSYADRYQYHDVGVRWDSWGRFVERSTAYQPWIWSAGNHEIEYFPYMGEVIPFRNFLQRYPTPYLASKSSSPLWYSVRRASAHIIVLSSYSPFVKYTPQWEWLNEEFTKVDREKTPWLIVLMHAPIYNSNDAHFMEGESMRVVFESWFCRYKVDIIFAGHVHAYERSYRISNIKYNAPNGPSYPVPDKSAPVYVTVGDGGNQEGLAQRFRDPQPDYSAFREASYGHSTLEIKNRTHAIYHWNRNDDGKRIPTDSFVLLNQYWGLNRRRRKLKKNHLHSVLSDFPLSLVV; from the exons ATGGAAGGGGCTGACATGCTGTTTAAACTACTGCTTTTGTCACTTGTTCTGTTGAGCTGCACAAGCCATGGAAATGCTGGCGTGACTAGTACCTTTGTTCGTACTGAGTGGCCGTCAGTTGATATTCCTCTGGAAAATGAAGTTTTTGCTGTGCCTAAAGGTTATAATGCACCACAGCAA GTGCATATCACACAGGGTGACTATGACGGGAAGGCTGTGATCGTTTCATGGGTTACAATTGATGAACCTGGATCCAACAAAGTTAGATATGGCCTATCAGAAGGAAAACTTGATTTAACTGCAGAAGGGACCGTGCACAACTATACCTTCTACAACTATAAATCAGGGTATATTCATCAGTGCTTGATTGAAGGTCTTCAG TATGACACCAAGTATTACTATGAGCTAGGAGATGGAGATTCTTCTAGGAGGTTTTGGTTCCGAACACCCTTATCAATTGATCCCGATGCACCTCAAAAGTTTGGAATAATTG GTGATCTTGGTCAAACATACAATTCTCTGTCGACTCTTGAGCATTGCAAGCAGACTGGCGCAGAGACTATATTATTTGTTGGAGATCTTTCATATGCTGATAGATACCAATATCATGATGTTGGTGTCCGCTGGGACTCATGGGGTCGGTTTGTTGAACGTAGCACAGCATATCAGCCATGGATTTGGTCAGCTGGAAATCATGAAATAGAGTACTTTCCATATATG GGGGAAGTTATTCCTTTCAGAAATTTTCTTCAGAGATACCCTACCCCTTACCTTGCTAGTAAAAGCAGTAGTCCTCTGTGGTATTCTGTGAGAAGAGCTTCTGCTCATATCATCGTCCTGTCCAGCTACTCTCCATTTG TAAAATATACACCTCAGTGGGAGTGGCTTAATGAAGAGTTTACAAAGGTTGACAGGGAGAAGACTCCATGGCTTATTGTCCTGATGCATGCTCCAATCTATAACAGTAATGATGCTCATTTTATGGAGGGTGAAAGCATGAGAGTTGTGTTCGAGAGCTGGTTCTGTCGCTATAAAGTTGATATCATTTTTGCTGGTCACGTCCATGCATACGAAAGATCG TACCGTATCTCAAACATAAAATACAATGCGCCAAATGGTCCTTCTTATCCTGTACCTGACAAATCAGCACCTGTTTACGTAACTGTTGGAGACGGAGGAAACCAAGAGGGTCTTGCTCAAAG ATTCAGAGATCCCCAACCAGACTATTCTGCTTTTCGTGAAGCCAGCTATGGACATTCTACACTAGAGATTAAAAACAGAACACACGCAATTTACCATTGGAATCGAAATGATGATGGAAAAAGGATACCGACCGATTCGTTTGTGCTACTCAACCAGTACTG GGGACTTAATCGTCGGAGAAGAAAACTGAAGAAAAATCATCTCCATTCCGTCCTGTCCGATTTTCCTCTGAGTCTGGTAGTGTGA
- the LOC130989207 gene encoding bifunctional purple acid phosphatase 26-like: MLIELLLLFSSVALSCVCNGNAGVTSAFVRNEWPSLDISLDDQVIAAPKGYNAPQQVHITQGDYDGKAVIISWITADGPGSNKVRYGLADGEYHLTVEGTLQNYTFSNYTSGYIHHCLVDGLQFDTKYYYEIEGGNSSRRFWFRTPPPIHPDAPYKFGIIGDLGQTYNSLSTLEHSIQLGEETILYVGDLSYADRYQYRDVGIRWDSWGRLAERSAAYQPWIWVAGNHEIEYFPYMGEVIPFRNYIYRYPTPYRYSGSSNPLWYAVRRASAHIIVLSSYSPYVKHTPQWLWLKEEFERVDRKKTPWLIVVMHVPMYNSYISHFMEGESMRVVFESWFCRYKVDLVLAGHVHAYERSYRISNIKYNVSSGTSYAALDESAPVYINVGDGGNKGGLAMSFKYPQPNYCAFREASYGHSTLEIKNRTLAFYHWNRNDDGKRVPTDHMLLHNQYWMSNGRRRKQKKINQ, translated from the exons ATGCTGATTGAACTACTACTGCTTTTCTCATCTGTTGCGTTGAGCTGCGTTTGCAATGGCAATGCCGGTGTGACTAGTGCATTTGTACGCAATGAGTGGCCATCACTCGATATCTCTTTAGACGATCAAGTTATTGCAGCGCCTAAAGGTTACAATGCACCGCAACAG GTTCACATCACACAGGGCGACTATGATGGGAAGGCTGTGATCATTTCATGGATTACAGCTGATGGGCCGGGCTCCAACAAAGTTCGATATGGCTTAGCAGATGGAGAATATCATCTTACTGTCGAGGGAACCCTGCAAAACTATACCTTCTCCAACTATACATCTGGATATATTCATCACTGCCTCGTTGATGGTCTTCAG TTTGACACCAAGTATTACTATGAGATTGAGGGTGGTAATTCTTCTAGAAGATTTTGGTTTCGCACACCACCACCAATTCATCCAGATGCTCCTTACAAATTTGGAATAATTG GTGATCTTGGACAGACATACAATTCTCTTTCAACCCTTGAGCATAGCATCCAGCTTGGTGAAGAGACTATCTTATATGTTGGAGATCTTTCCTACGCTGATAGGTATCAATATCGTGATGTTGGCATCCGCTGGGATTCCTGGGGTCGTTTAGCTGAACGTAGTGCAGCATATCAGCCATGGATCTGGGTGGCTGGAAATCACGAAATAGAATACTTCCCATACATG GGGGAGGTTATTCCTTTCAGAAATTATATTTACAGATACCCTACTCCTTATCGTTATAGTGGAAGCAGTAATCCCCTCTGGTATGCCGTGAGACGGGCGTCTGCTCATATTATTGTCCTGTCCAGCTATTCCCCATACG TAAAGCATACACCTCAGTGGTTATGGCTTAAAGAAGAGTTTGAAAGGGTTGACAGGAAGAAGACTCCTTGGCTCATTGTTGTGATGCACGTCCCAATGTACAATAGTTATATATCTCATTTCATGGAGGGAGAAAGCATGAGAGTTGTGTTCGAGAGCTGGTTTTGCCGCTATAAAGTTGATCTGGTTCTTGCTGGTCACGTCCACGCTTATGAGAGATCG TACCGCATCTCAAACATAAAATACAACGTATCAAGCGGCACTTCATATGCTGCACTTGACGAATCAGCTCCTGTTTACATAAATGTCGGGGATGGCGGAAACAAAGGGGGTCTTGCTATGAG CTTCAAGTATCCCCAGCCAAATTACTGCGCCTTTCGGGAAGCCAGCTACGGACATTCGACGTTGGAGATTAAAAACAGAACACTCGCGTTTTACCATTGGAATCGGAATGATGATGGGAAACGAGTGCCCACAGATCATATGCTGCTGCACAACCAGTACTG GATGTCAAATGGGCGAAGAAGAAAACAGAAGAAAATCAATCAGTAG
- the LOC130989229 gene encoding monogalactosyldiacylglycerol synthase 2, chloroplastic-like, producing the protein MVVMKAASPRESINKVFERVGVYRFGGRSSQKRCRHEYGEEDGTMELQQIAAERTKNVLILMSDTGGGHRASAEAIKDAFLLEYGDQYRVFVKDVWKEYTGWPLNDMERQYKFMVKHVQLWSLAFHSTSPKWIHSVYLAAIAAFYAKEVEAGLMEYKPDIIISVHPLMQHIPLWVLKWQKLHKKVIFATVITDLNTCHRTWFHPSVNRLYCPSEEVAKRALLDGLQESQIRVFGLPIRPSFVQAVLSKDDLRIELEMDLQLPAVLLMGGGEGMGPVKETAKALSESLFDTELEKPIGQLIIICGRNEMLASTLQSLEWKIPVKIRGFEKQMQKWMGACDCIITKAGPGTIAEALIRGLPIILNDYIPGQEKGNVPYVVENGAGVFTRNAKETARIVAEWFGTKKDELHRMSENAVELAQPNAVFDIVRDLDELACQRGPLASIPYMLTSSFSSLIC; encoded by the exons atggtggtgATGAAGGCTGCCTCGCCGAGAGAATCTATAAACAAGGTGTTTGAAAGAGTTGGGGTGTACAGATTTGGAGGTAGAAGCAGCCAAAAGAGGTGTAGACATGAATATGGAGAAGAAGATGGAACCATGGAACTGCAACAGATTGCTGCTGAGAGGACCAAAAATGTGCTCATTCTCATGAGTGATACCGGGGGCGGCCACCGAGCATCGGCTGAGGCCATCAAGGATGCTTTCCTCCTTGAATATGGGGATCAATATAGG GTTTTCGTCAAGGATGTGTGGAAAGAGTACACTGGCTGGCCGTTGAATGACATGGAACGTCAGTACAAATTCATGGTTAAACACGTGCAGCTTTGGAGCCTAGCATTTCACAGCACCTCTCCAAAATGGATACACTCTGTCTATCTTGCTGCCATTGCTGCATTTTATGCCAA GGAGGTTGAGGCTGGTCTGATGGAGTACAAGCCGGATATCATCATCAGCGTCCATCCTCTGATGCAACATATTCCGTTGTGGGTGCTCAAATGGCAAAAACTACACAAGAAAGTGATCTTTGCTACTGTCATCACAGACCTTAACACTTGCCATCGTACATG GTTTCATCCATCTGTGAATCGACTGTACTGCCCCTCAGAGGAGGTGGCAAAGAGGGCTTTGCTAGATGGTCTTCAAGAGTCTCAAATTCGAGTATTTGGCTTGCCCATTCGACCATCCTTTGTTCAAGCAGTTCTGTCCAAG GATGATTTGAGGATAGAACTCGAGATGGACCTGCAGTTGCCGGCTGTTCTGCTGATGGGGGGCGGAGAAGGCATGGGGCCGGTTAAGGAAACAGCAAAGGCTCTCTCAGAATCTCTGTTCGACACAGAACTTGAGAAGCCGATAGGCCAACTGATCATCATCTGTGGTCGTAATGAGATGCTAGCTTCCACATTGCAGTCACTTGAGTGGAAAATCCCAGTCAAG ATAAGAGGCTTTGAGAAGCAGATGCAGAAATGGATGGGCGCTTGCGACTGCATTATCACAAAA GCTGGTCCTGGTACCATTGCGGAAGCATTGATACGAGGCCTTCCAATTATACTCAACGATTACATCCCCGGACAA GAAAAAGGCAATGTGCCCTACGTGGTTGAAAATGGGGCGGGTGTATTCACCAGAAACGCGAAGGAAACTGCAAGAATAGTGGCTGAGTGGTTCGGAACAAAGAAGGACGAGCTCCATAGAATGTCGGAGAATGCTGTGGAACTTGCGCAGCCTAATGCAGTGTTCGACATTGTGAGAGACCTAGACGAGCTAGCATGCCAGAGAGGCCCTCTAGCTAGCATTCCCTACATGCTGACTTCGTCTTTTTCGAGCTTAATCTGTTAG